Part of the Ruegeria sp. AD91A genome, GACCACTTCGGCCTCGACATTCTGTGTGCCCAGAACCGGGAACAGCACGTTCAGATCACCATCGGGGACAAGCCCCACGGTCTTTTTCTCGCCCATCCATAGTTTGGCTTCGGCTATCGGCGTTTCCGCGTTGGCAACTGTCCTCTCGACAAAATTTCGAAACGACCAGTTAACCACGGCTTCAGCCTCCTCTGCCCGCTGGCCGGTGCTGTCGAGACCCGTCAGCACAAAGATCACCCGCCTGTCACCTTGTTTGGCGGACCCGACAAGGCCATAGCCCGCTTCTTGCGTGTGGCCGGTTTTCAGACCATCCGCACCGATATCAAGTCGCAGCAACGGGTTGCGGTTACGGGCATTGGACGGTGCGCGGCCATCGAACTCGAAAACCTCTTCGGCGAATAGAGGGTAGTATTCTGGAAAGTCGGAGATCAGGCGATCCGCAAGAACGGCCAGATCATGAACCGACATCATATGCCCAGCGGCGGGCCAACCGTTTGAATTTGCGAAGTTCGAATTGTTCATGCCCATTTGCTTGGCTCGCTGGGTCATGTATCGCGCAAACCCCGCCTCGGTGCCATCCGGGCTGAGCGCTTCGGCGATGACGACGCAGGCATCATTGCCCGACAAAACAATAATGCCGCGCAGCAGATCCTCGACACGAACGCGATCTTGCGTGTTCAGGAACATGGTCGATCCGCCATAGCTCATCGCGTGTTCTGAAACGGGCAGAGTTTCGTCCAGCGTCAAGCGTCCGTCCCGCAACGCTTCGAACGCGACGTAAAGCGTCATGAGCTTGGACATCGACGCGGGCGGCAACGGCTGGTCGGCCTCTTTCGACAGCAGTACGGTACCGGTGGTTTGGTCGATCACATATGCCGCACGGGCAGATGTATCAAAAGCCTGGGCAGGTATCGCCAGAACGGCAAACCCGAAAGCCAGAACGGATGTTCGCATTGAGGATAGCATGTTACGACTCCCTGAATTAGTCGGTTACCGTGAACGCGTCTTTGAAGCCAAGGTCTTTCACGTCCTTTTGAAAGGCTTTTCGCTCGGCCCGGGTTGCGGCGGGGCCAACCAACACTCGCCAGACAGTACTATTTGCTGTTTTCAATTCCCGTACAACTGTGGGCATGCCGTTCCGACGCACTTTTTGGGCGGCTGACTTGGCGTTAGCCTCGACGCTGAAGGTTCCGATCTGAACAAACGGTTTGCTCAGAGGTGTCGCCGACGTTGTGGCGGCTGCGACAGGAGTGGCTTCTGACGCATCAATTGCGGCTGCGGCCCCCTCTACCGGATCCAGTGGCGTTTCGGTGATCGCGGCGGGGTCTTTCTTTTGCCACCATTTCCGTTTGGCAGGTGGCTCAGCTGGGGGCGTGACCGGTGCATCCGACAAAGAGGGTGACACCACGGCTTCGGCGGCTTCGGCGGCTACGTCTGCGCTGTCAGTCGCCGTATCAGCCGCGGCCACAGCAGTTCCCGCGGCAGCAGCTGCGGGGGCTTTCTTCTGCCACCATTTCCGCTTGGCTGGTTTTTCGGCAGGTGTGTCGACCTGATCGTCCGTAGAAGTGGGCGTCTCGGCGTCTTCGCTTGCGGTCTCGGCGTTTTCAGCCGTTTCATCCGATGCACTGTCAGTCCCCGCTGCAACCGCAGCCGTACCAGCCGCAGCAACGGCAGGTTCCTTCTTTTGCCACCATTTTCGTTTGGCCGGTTTTTCCGAGTCTGTAGAAGCTTGAGTGTCGGAAGCTCCATCAGCAGCCGCGGCGGTGGTTTCCGCTGCCGATTCTTCTGCCTCCGGCGCATCCTCCGGCGATGGTTCTTCCAGCTTTTCCCGGCGCAGTGCGACGACGCTGACTTTTGTCGGCGCGCCCGCAAGCATTCCGAGCTCTTTCGCAGCAGCGGACGAGACCTGAAGCGCGGGTCCGGGCAGATCGCGCTCGCGCCGGAACAGGGCGCCAGTCACGGATTTGTTGTTAGAGGTGTTTCTGATCACGACACGCTCAGGTTGTGAAACGTCCGGGTGAGCAACCCAAACCCCGCCAAGGGACGGGCGGCCATCCCAAAGCCCTGCTTCGGTTGTCTGAAAAACCTCAGGGGCTTCGACATCACGCTTAGAGCTGGTGGTCACGTCGGGCAGGAGTTCTGTTTTCCCCGAATTTTCTTCCGGTTTCTCAGCCGATTCAGAAGTTGAAAAAGCCTCTTCGCATCCGGCCAGTATCGTCAAAGTCAACGCCAGATACGCCAGCCGTTTCGGCCCCGGGCGTGTCTCGATCGCTCGCTTCATCTGCTTATCCCTTGCCTGAAGGGGTTTCGTTTTCCGAACCCCGCTGCCGGTCTGCCGGTTCTGTATGCCAGCCTGTTACGGTCTTTCGAACGGATCATAACGTGGCTGAAGTGTCATGGAAAGACCGCTGCACAGGCTTCGGCAAGATTTCCCGATTTCGGCTTGCCTCTGGTCGAACTTCGCCTTAGACCCTGCTGTCGACGGGGAGGTGGCAGAGTGGTCGAATGCGGCGGTCTTGAAAACCGTTGAACGTGAGAGCGTTCCCAGGGTTCGAATCCCTGTCTCCCCGCCACTTATCAACCACTAAGCTGATTGCAGCTAGGTCGAGCGGTCACCACCATTTGCGTTTCATTTGCGTTTGGAGGTTCAAGGTATGCCCGATAAGCCGAAAATGAACTTGCCTGAACTTGTCCATGGTGACTCTCAGGACTACGACACTATGGCAGCGTCATACCTGTTAGCTGCTGAATACCTTTGGAAAAAAGAAAAGGATGAACAATTCCCTTTAGTCGCACCTGCGACACAGTTAGTTTGTATCGGTCTAGAATTGTTTTTGAAGGCGAGACTGCTGGAAAGTGGCCTGACACACGATGATCTTCGCAAGAATTATGGCCATAACATCTATAAAATGTGGATGCTGCCACAGTTTGAAGTCATGCGACGCAACGCACAGGCCATCGCTTTGGCTTGCGTTGAAGTTAAAAAGTCAGAGTTTTCCGATCCAAATGTTTACACATTGGACTGGACGATAAAATATCTAGATCGGTTGTATGGTGGATCGACAAATCAGGCGCTTCGCTACCCGAAGGGTAAAACAGAAGTGCCTTATGTTCAGCCGTTATTGTGGGTGGTTTATGAATTGTTGAACAATCCGGATTGGCGTTCTTGGACATCTTCGAACTAAACCGAACATTCACAACAACGCACCCTTTAATGCCTCAGCAGCTTTGCGGTCATCGTCGTCATCAATCGTGACGTACCCTTGTGTGCTACATAATGAACGTTTCATAGATCATTATCGACGCAATCATACTTCCAAAAATGGTAATACCTAGCCACCAGAAGAACGTGAACCACTGCTCTACACTGCGAATTGCAATCGCCAGCCCAAACTTCTCACCTTGACGTGTCAGCAAGTATTTCAAGCCTTTATAGGTCCAAACAAAATAGCCTATTGTGACGCAAAAAAGCACTGTTCCTAAAAGAAGCCACATGATTGGAACAAAGATTGCTACCCAAAGCGGCCAATCCAAATAAGGCATGGTTTCCACGGCTTCAAGGTCATCTTTGATGCTGCCCCACCAACGGCCAATTGCATACGTTATGTCGCGGATACTCATAGCAACGCACCCTTCAACGCTTCAGCAGCCTTGCGGTCGTCATCGTCATCAACCGTCACGTAACCTTGCGTACTTCGAATGTCGGCATGACCGGCCCGTGATCGGATCGTAAGGCTATCGACGCCAGCCTTGTGCAGTTGCGTGATGTTGAAATGCCGGGTGCCATGCAGGGGCAGGACATCGGCCCCAACACCAGCCGCGTCACGTATCCGTTGCGCCGTCTTGGTGACCATTTCAAGATCCAGCACTTCCCCCAGCGGTGACGCAAACACCAGATCATTGTCAGCCCAACCGGTACCAGCCCGAAGACGCCACGCGGCGACCCGCTTGCGTTGCGCACGTAACATGTCGGCGGTCGGGTCCAGCATTGAAACGCGACGGATGCCGGCGTCACTCTTAGGTTCCTTAAAGAACACTTTCCGACCGTTGGGCTGGGTGGCCGCTCGGGTGATGCTGACCGTCATGGTGTCAAAGTCCACATCCGACCAACGCAGGGCCAGCAACTCGCCACGACGCAGCCCCAGATGCGCACCGAGACGGATGATGTTTGCGATCTGACCATAAACCGCCTGTGACGCGTCTGCGGCGTCCAGAATAGCCTGCAACTCACTCATGGTCGGGGCGCGTTTGGTCCGGTCCTTCAGGCCGCGCGGTGGCTCGACTCCATCGACCGGGTTGTGCAGCACTTCCCGCTTGCGGACCATCGCCCGGTAGAATGCCCGAAGGACACTGCGATAATGGTTGAGTGTTCGGGGGCTGGGTGTCCGTCCGGTCGGTGTCTCACCTGCGGCCAGCTTTGCAAACGCCCGGTCCAGATCAGCGGGGGTGATATTCTTGTAACTACCATCACCCAGCAGGTTGCCCCATGCCGTCAACTTTTCACGGTGCCCGGTGGCCGTCTTGGCGCTGATATGTCCCAACGCCAGCCGATCATCGATCCAAGCCTGTGAGCGGGCCGACAGGCTGTCTTTACCGGTCCCGTGCCGTGTCGTCTCTACATGGTGCTTGTGGGCTATTGCTTCCTGCTCACTGGTAAAGGTCCGACTGTCGCGCACGGTCTTACCGTTGCGGTCGCGCCCTGCGGACCATTGGACCGTCCAGCGGCCCGATGAGGGTTGATAGATACTCGCCATGTTATTTGCTCCTGTGTGCCGCTACCCGGCAATTGTTGCTGCAATACCGGGCCACGCGACCCTTCCCCGGCAGCATGAGGGTGCCGCACGTGCCGCAG contains:
- a CDS encoding SPOR domain-containing protein, with amino-acid sequence MKRAIETRPGPKRLAYLALTLTILAGCEEAFSTSESAEKPEENSGKTELLPDVTTSSKRDVEAPEVFQTTEAGLWDGRPSLGGVWVAHPDVSQPERVVIRNTSNNKSVTGALFRRERDLPGPALQVSSAAAKELGMLAGAPTKVSVVALRREKLEEPSPEDAPEAEESAAETTAAAADGASDTQASTDSEKPAKRKWWQKKEPAVAAAGTAAVAAGTDSASDETAENAETASEDAETPTSTDDQVDTPAEKPAKRKWWQKKAPAAAAAGTAVAAADTATDSADVAAEAAEAVVSPSLSDAPVTPPAEPPAKRKWWQKKDPAAITETPLDPVEGAAAAIDASEATPVAAATTSATPLSKPFVQIGTFSVEANAKSAAQKVRRNGMPTVVRELKTANSTVWRVLVGPAATRAERKAFQKDVKDLGFKDAFTVTD
- a CDS encoding site-specific integrase; this encodes MASIYQPSSGRWTVQWSAGRDRNGKTVRDSRTFTSEQEAIAHKHHVETTRHGTGKDSLSARSQAWIDDRLALGHISAKTATGHREKLTAWGNLLGDGSYKNITPADLDRAFAKLAAGETPTGRTPSPRTLNHYRSVLRAFYRAMVRKREVLHNPVDGVEPPRGLKDRTKRAPTMSELQAILDAADASQAVYGQIANIIRLGAHLGLRRGELLALRWSDVDFDTMTVSITRAATQPNGRKVFFKEPKSDAGIRRVSMLDPTADMLRAQRKRVAAWRLRAGTGWADNDLVFASPLGEVLDLEMVTKTAQRIRDAAGVGADVLPLHGTRHFNITQLHKAGVDSLTIRSRAGHADIRSTQGYVTVDDDDDRKAAEALKGALL
- a CDS encoding D-alanyl-D-alanine carboxypeptidase family protein, which gives rise to MLSSMRTSVLAFGFAVLAIPAQAFDTSARAAYVIDQTTGTVLLSKEADQPLPPASMSKLMTLYVAFEALRDGRLTLDETLPVSEHAMSYGGSTMFLNTQDRVRVEDLLRGIIVLSGNDACVVIAEALSPDGTEAGFARYMTQRAKQMGMNNSNFANSNGWPAAGHMMSVHDLAVLADRLISDFPEYYPLFAEEVFEFDGRAPSNARNRNPLLRLDIGADGLKTGHTQEAGYGLVGSAKQGDRRVIFVLTGLDSTGQRAEEAEAVVNWSFRNFVERTVANAETPIAEAKLWMGEKKTVGLVPDGDLNVLFPVLGTQNVEAEVVYEGPINAPVKKGQQLAELVIKPEGLPEIRRPLVAAEDVAIGGFLVRMLTVGSIVLKDVINNPLESM